In Acholeplasma equirhinis, the following proteins share a genomic window:
- a CDS encoding MFS transporter produces the protein MNKSKKQTFLSILLLAVIYIAFIALGLPDALLGSAWNLVRVDLNVGLGSLGIMTVVIYIMSIISTYNAPRLLKLFQTKWITFVSIAFTGLALIFLSMINEFWQMLFFAIPLGIGAGAIDVSLNHYLTKNYKASHMSFMHSFYGIGVTAGPSIMAYTLSMSNWRTGYVIVGSILILIAMIVLLSFKLWKKETEFEKAEHDRIPLKTALKIKGAVNSMFIFLLYVHIESLLGVWISSYMYQVKGSTLSTAALAATTYYLGLTLGRLLSGIFAKWIKPKALIQIGILLIGISVILFILDFDFEIYYFVVIGLIGIGCGPIYPNMMFINNDYYKPNEISKVMSFQMVIGYMGFGILTPLAGLLFDRLSIELYPFVLLFSTTVLIVLLSRYMKLKTQQSL, from the coding sequence ATGAACAAATCTAAAAAACAAACATTTTTATCTATCTTATTACTTGCAGTAATTTATATTGCATTTATTGCACTGGGTTTACCTGATGCACTTTTAGGTTCTGCATGGAATTTAGTTAGGGTAGATTTAAATGTTGGTTTAGGTAGTTTAGGTATTATGACGGTTGTGATCTACATTATGTCCATTATTTCAACTTACAATGCACCAAGATTACTAAAACTTTTCCAAACAAAATGGATTACGTTTGTATCGATTGCATTTACGGGTCTTGCTTTAATTTTCTTAAGTATGATTAATGAATTCTGGCAAATGTTATTTTTTGCAATTCCACTTGGTATTGGTGCTGGTGCAATTGATGTTTCATTAAATCACTATCTAACTAAAAACTATAAAGCTTCACATATGAGTTTTATGCACTCATTTTACGGTATAGGTGTAACGGCAGGTCCTTCGATTATGGCATATACTTTGAGTATGAGCAATTGGAGAACAGGATATGTTATTGTTGGTTCAATCTTAATATTGATTGCTATGATTGTTCTACTTTCATTTAAACTATGGAAAAAAGAAACTGAGTTTGAGAAAGCTGAACATGATCGGATTCCATTAAAAACTGCACTTAAAATTAAAGGTGCAGTTAATTCGATGTTTATTTTCTTACTTTATGTGCACATCGAATCATTGCTTGGTGTTTGGATTTCATCTTATATGTATCAAGTAAAGGGTTCAACTTTATCAACAGCTGCACTTGCTGCAACAACTTACTATTTAGGTTTAACCTTAGGTAGACTCTTATCTGGAATCTTTGCAAAATGGATTAAACCTAAAGCACTGATTCAAATTGGTATTTTACTCATTGGTATCTCTGTTATTCTATTCATTTTAGATTTTGATTTTGAAATATATTACTTTGTTGTAATTGGTTTAATTGGTATTGGATGTGGTCCAATCTATCCAAATATGATGTTCATTAATAATGATTACTACAAACCAAATGAAATTTCTAAAGTCATGTCATTTCAAATGGTGATTGGTTACATGGGATTTGGTATCTTAACACCACTTGCTGGCTTATTATTTGACCGACTATCAATTGAACTTTATCCTTTTGTATTATTATTCTCGACAACTGTTTTAATTGTCTTACTTTCAAGATACATGAAACTAAAAACTCAACAATCCTTATAA